ttacagtctTCTGTCAATGGATATGTAATTTATTCCCAACTTTGAGCTACTAGAGCAATCCTTCAGTGGATGACCTTATACATGTGTCACCCTCTTCAGATGGGAAATTCCAACTGGACGTGACTTTCCTAGGTCAGAGGAGACGTGTGTTTTCATATCTGAGAATATTGCCTAATTTCCCTCCTAGATGATGTAGCAATCAAGGCTCCCCACAACCCTTAAACATAGGTGGGGAAGGTGGCTTTATCCTGATTGTGCAGGTATCACAGGCAAAGGCACGGAAGTTTCCACGTGGTGCCTCCCCAGCCCAGGCAATCACAGCCAGTGGCTCAGGTGTGACTCAAACTGGCTAACTCCTGGAAGGGTCCTCACCCCTCTTAGCCATGCTACCCACCTAAATGATTCTCTTGATGAgacaggagggaggcagagggaggccaGAGACCACAGTTGTGCCAGAGTCTCCTTAAAACCAGTGCTATGAGGGAGGAGCTATTTGTTGCCTCCTTtaaagatgaagacactgaggctcagagaggagacCTGAGTGGTGAGCAGGCTGGGGAGCCAAGATTCATCCCCACCAGACAGACTTACAGCCCCTGTCTCTGCAGCACTCACTcagctttactttttaaaatgtggagtaATGCTCCAACCTTCTCTTTCCAAACACTTGCATTATTCAGTTATACAGCAAAAACTATCAAAAgcaaaacacactgaaatatgggtgaaaagaataaaaatatgggaTAATTCACAAATACCTAAAGAGAGACCTCTGTATATCTGTTAATTCCGGGTTAAAGATAGatctctgtttatttttgagaagcaTCTTCTGTGTTTGATCCAAAGCAAAACTGCTTCCATTGCCCCATTTAATCCTGGCTACATCCCAGGAAGTAGAAATGCTGTcctcctattttgcagatgaggaactgGGTGTGCCAGGCCACCTGTCTCCTGAGCTGAGCAGCCTGGCTGCAGCTCTCACGGTGGTGCCACTTTGCCATTTTTCCTGGCATTGGCTCTATAAACGCCCTCTCTGAGGCTGGTGAGCTCTCCGGGGGAGGCTGGCTAGGACTAGTTATTAACAAGGAGGGAGATCAGTCATTAATTTTGTTCCTATGCCCAGATTGGTGGAAGTTACCCTGTGTGAAGAGGACTGTGAACTCAGGCCTGGACTTCCCTCTGGGCCCTGCCCCTACTCACTGTCTGACCATGGGCTGTTTCTCACCTCTCAGAGCGGTTGTGGCCTGAGCTGTAAAAGGAGAATAAGGAGACTGTCCTCCCGACATTattagaaagattaaaaattaatgtcCATGAAGGTCCTTAACGTGTCACACGCTTATCGTTAGTGATGGTCATCTCAGTCATGTCTCCTGATTATCGATGCTCCTTTTGCAGCCAAACCCTCTGCCCCTGTGGTATCGGGCCCCACAGCGAGGGCCACAGCTGAGCACACAGTGAGCTTCACCTGCGAGTCCCACGGCTTCTCTCCCAAAGACATCACCCTGCAATGGTTCAAAAATGGGAATGAGCTCTCAGACTTCCAGACCAGCGTGGACCCCGCAGTAAAGAGCGTGTCCTACAGCATCCGCAGCACAGCCAGGGTGGTGCTGACCCGCAGAGATGTTCACTCTCAAGTCATCTGCGAGGTGGCCCATGTCACCTTGCAGGGGGACCCTCTTCGAGGGACTGCCAACTTGTCTGAGGCCATCCGAGGTAGAGGACCCTCACACCCAGCCTGAGCCCACACCTGGCTGCCAAGTCCACTCCTAACTCCCCAGGCTATTGCTCCAGATCTTGAATGGCCTGGAATCTAATTCCTGTGTTGTCCACCTTCCATGCACCTAGGTGTGCTGGTCACTTACCATCATTTAAATGGCAGCTGTCAAGGAACCAGAAACCACATGCCAAACTCTATGCTAGagagtttcatttatttcaccaAGAGCAACTACAATTAGTGAGCACCTACTGGGAGCCAAATCCCTATGTGCTTGGCGATTTCACTGATTTTGCTACTGTTCTTACACTCCAACTGCATGCAGGGGGTTGTGCTTGTAGGAGCTACCAGTCCttcagcacctactgtgtgccaggcactgtgcttagtAATTTCATTCATATGCAAAGAGCACCCTCAATGTCTGCGCACATGCTGCCTGCCTAGCACTGTCCTGGTGATGCCCTCACTGTGGTGGTGGGAGCTACATTATGGAGCCCTCCCTGTGATCTGTCTGTGCCACAATGTCAGAGCTTCTGCCCTGTGCTGTTTCAGTTCCACCCACCTTGGAGGTTTTCCAATGGCCCATGAGGGCAGAGAACCAGGCGAACGTCACCTGCCAAGTGAGGAAGTTCTACCCCCAGAGACTCCTGCTGACCTGGTTGGAGAATGGAAACGTGTCCCAGACAGAAACAGCTTCGACCCTCACAGAGAACAAGGATGGTACCTACAACTGGACGAGCTGGCTCCTGGTGAACACCTGTGCCCACAGGGATGGTGTGGTGCTCACCTGCCAGGTGGAACATGATGGGCAGCCAGCGGTCAGCAAAAGCCATACCCTGGAGATCTCAGCCCACCAGAAAGAACAGTGCTCGGATACCACTTCTGGTAAGGttacttcaaatttttaaattttatctttttctttcatgttaaaattaatatttatgtttgtCATAAAATAAGCTAGAAGCCTATAAAtataaagtagaattttaaagTCAGCATCATTCTTCCAAATCTCACCCTCCAAGAGTCATCACTATTAAGAGTTTGAGGTACAACCTGACAGATTTTTTGACATAAATGTATATTgaatgaggaagaaaggaggcaAAGGGATCATGTGTTCGTCACATTCTGCATCTTGCTTTTTACCCCTGACAGTTATTACATTCCCATTTCTCATCAGCCACCCTGTCTTCTTCCTACTCCTTCTGACCTCTGCCTTGTCTGTTCCTTCCTGAACTTTTCCATTCATATCTGTGACCTGCCCCCAGCAGACTCCCACATCTGCTGTATGAATTTCAGAAAGACATGTGGAATCTAAACCCGGACCAGGCCCCCAGGTGACCATAAGTGGTAAAAGCATGGGCCTCATTTGGGTCCTGATGATGATATTTGACCAATAACAATCACAACAGCTCTCTGCAGATTTATTATGTGCAAATTTCTGTTCATCTATGATCTCCTTTCCTGCTTCAACCATCCAGTGAGCCTGGAgttttacagaaggggaaaccaGGACTTGGGAAGCAATAGGGGATATTGTTGAAGACAATTAGATCAAGACATTAGACCAGATGACTGGTCCAAACTAATCAAGGTAAGTCTGAGGTCCTGAGGACAGGGTCACCACCAGCCTATAATGCAAATTCATGCTAGTTTGAGAAATGTTCCCTTTCTGCTGGGACACAAAATGTCCCAAGGATGTGAATTTGGCCAGTGTTCCCCCATCTATGACCAAAATAGATCTTATTTCCCTCTCATATAATACTAGGAGGGGTCTCTATTCCAGAAGACTTTTAGAAGGCCCAGGTTCCTTCCCAGATACTCTATGGCATTGACTTTATCTACTGGGTCAATGCCGGGTCGCTGATTTGTCCATGTCCCTGCCTGCTGgaagagagaagacaggaagTAGAGGACAACAATGTCTGCTATAATCAGAGATGTGTGGAAGGTACATAGTCACGTCCACTGCTCACCCAGTTATGTGTGCCCATGCAGTTGCAAGAGGAGTCCACAATTGTGTGATCTGATAATTGAGGacattttttacaaaaacaatatCATTATGaacttaataaaatgtaaaatttttataccattaaatttcataaaattgctaaaataattcTCTCACGTCACCTAAAATGTAGCATACATTCatatttccccaaatttcttttgTAACCATTTTTCTGTGCACcaaatttggttttaattta
This is a stretch of genomic DNA from Papio anubis isolate 15944 chromosome 16, Panubis1.0, whole genome shotgun sequence. It encodes these proteins:
- the SIRPB1 gene encoding signal-regulatory protein beta-1 isoform X1, encoding MECDNLCSSSKSWRRVCDLPSTEVWTEQTPKVSRMPIPASWPHLPGPFLLMNLLLGGLPGVLGEEELQVIQPEKSVSVTAGESATLNCTVTSLIPVGPIQWFRGAGPGRELIYGQKEGHFPRVTIVSDPTKRNNLDFSIRISNIAPADAGTYYCVKFRKGSPDVELKSGAGTELSVRAKPSAPVVSGPTARATAEHTVSFTCESHGFSPKDITLQWFKNGNELSDFQTSVDPAVKSVSYSIRSTARVVLTRRDVHSQVICEVAHVTLQGDPLRGTANLSEAIRVPPTLEVFQWPMRAENQANVTCQVRKFYPQRLLLTWLENGNVSQTETASTLTENKDGTYNWTSWLLVNTCAHRDGVVLTCQVEHDGQPAVSKSHTLEISAHQKEQCSDTTSGPVLAPTAPLLIAVLLGPKVLLVVGVSVIYVYWKQKV
- the SIRPB1 gene encoding signal-regulatory protein beta-1 isoform X2 → MECDNLCSSSKSWRRVCDLPSTEVWTEQTPKVSRMPIPASWPHLPGPFLLMNLLLGGLPGVLGEEELQVIQPEKSVSVTAGESATLNCTVTSLIPVGPIQWFRGAGPGRELIYGQKEGHFPRVTIVSDPTKRNNLDFSIRISNIAPADAGTYYCVKFRKGSPDVELKSGAGTELSVRAKPSAPVVSGPTARATAEHTVSFTCESHGFSPKDITLQWFKNGNELSDFQTSVDPAVKSVSYSIRSTARVVLTRRDVHSQVICEVAHVTLQGDPLRGTANLSEAIRVPPTLEVFQWPMRAENQANVTCQVRKFYPQRLLLTWLENGNVSQTETASTLTENKDGTYNWTSWLLVNTCAHRDGVVLTCQVEHDGQPAVSKSHTLEISAHQKEQCSDTTSGDNNLHCCQEVLWFSH
- the SIRPB1 gene encoding signal-regulatory protein beta-1 isoform X4: MLLGLTGVLGEEELQVIQPEKSVSVTAGESATLNCTVTSLIPVGPIQWFRGAGPGRELIYGQKEGHFPRVTIVSDPTKRNNLDFSIRISNIAPADAGTYYCVKFRKGSPDVELKSGAGTELSVRAKPSAPVVSGPTARATAEHTVSFTCESHGFSPKDITLQWFKNGNELSDFQTSVDPAVKSVSYSIRSTARVVLTRRDVHSQVICEVAHVTLQGDPLRGTANLSEAIRVPPTLEVFQWPMRAENQANVTCQVRKFYPQRLLLTWLENGNVSQTETASTLTENKDGTYNWTSWLLVNTCAHRDGVVLTCQVEHDGQPAVSKSHTLEISAHQKEQCSDTTSGPVLAPTAPLLIAVLLGPKVLLVVGVSVIYVYWKQKV
- the SIRPB1 gene encoding signal-regulatory protein beta-1 isoform X3; the protein is MPIPASWPHLPGPFLLMNLLLGGLPGVLGEEELQVIQPEKSVSVTAGESATLNCTVTSLIPVGPIQWFRGAGPGRELIYGQKEGHFPRVTIVSDPTKRNNLDFSIRISNIAPADAGTYYCVKFRKGSPDVELKSGAGTELSVRAKPSAPVVSGPTARATAEHTVSFTCESHGFSPKDITLQWFKNGNELSDFQTSVDPAVKSVSYSIRSTARVVLTRRDVHSQVICEVAHVTLQGDPLRGTANLSEAIRVPPTLEVFQWPMRAENQANVTCQVRKFYPQRLLLTWLENGNVSQTETASTLTENKDGTYNWTSWLLVNTCAHRDGVVLTCQVEHDGQPAVSKSHTLEISAHQKEQCSDTTSGPVLAPTAPLLIAVLLGPKVLLVVGVSVIYVYWKQKV